One segment of Arthrobacter sp. MMS18-M83 DNA contains the following:
- the ctaD gene encoding aa3-type cytochrome oxidase subunit I: MATYTQSAGVLESPVVPKSKGRIVVNWITSTDHKTIGYMYLIASFVFFCLGGVMALLIRAELFEPGMQILQTKEQYNQLFTMHGTVMLLMFATPLFAGFANVIMPLQIGAPDVAFPRLNALAFWFFLFGSTIAVSGFITPQGAASFGWFAYAPLSNTTFTPGVGGDLWVFGLALSGFGTILGAVNFITTIICMRAPGMTMWRMPIFTWNTLVTAILVLMAFPPLAAALFALGADRRFGAHIFDPENGGAVLWQHLFWFFGHPEVYIIALPFFGIVSEIFPVFSRKPIFGYKGLVYATIAIAALSVTVWAHHMYVTGSVLLPFFSFMTMLIAVPTGVKFFNWIGTLWQGSITFETPMLWSIGFLVTFLFGGLTGIILASPPLDFHVSDSYFVVAHFHYVVFGTVVFAMFAGFYFWWPKWTGKMLNERLGKIHFWLLFLGFHGTFLIQHWLGVEGMPRRYADYMPQDNFTWMNQFSTISSFVLGASLLPFFWNVYITWRSNKKVEVDDPWGFGASLEWATSCPPPRHNFTSLPRIRSERPALDLHHPELAQHHTAQSPEPAATLLGNADQKDAK; the protein is encoded by the coding sequence GTGGCTACTTACACTCAATCCGCCGGAGTCCTTGAGTCTCCGGTAGTACCGAAATCCAAAGGACGCATCGTCGTCAACTGGATCACCTCCACCGACCACAAGACCATCGGGTACATGTACCTGATCGCGTCCTTTGTGTTCTTCTGCCTGGGCGGCGTCATGGCCCTGCTCATCCGTGCAGAGCTGTTCGAACCCGGCATGCAGATCCTGCAGACCAAGGAACAGTACAACCAGCTCTTCACGATGCACGGCACGGTCATGCTCCTGATGTTCGCGACGCCGCTCTTCGCCGGCTTCGCGAACGTCATCATGCCGCTGCAGATCGGTGCCCCGGACGTTGCCTTCCCGCGACTGAACGCATTGGCCTTCTGGTTCTTCCTCTTCGGCTCCACCATCGCCGTGTCCGGCTTCATCACCCCGCAGGGTGCGGCGTCCTTCGGCTGGTTCGCCTATGCGCCGTTGTCGAACACGACATTCACGCCGGGCGTCGGCGGCGATCTCTGGGTCTTCGGCCTCGCCCTGTCCGGTTTCGGAACCATCCTGGGTGCTGTCAACTTCATCACTACCATCATCTGCATGCGCGCTCCGGGCATGACGATGTGGCGCATGCCGATCTTCACCTGGAACACCCTGGTGACGGCCATCCTGGTCCTCATGGCGTTCCCGCCCCTCGCCGCTGCGCTCTTCGCACTCGGCGCGGACCGCCGCTTTGGCGCCCACATCTTCGATCCGGAGAACGGCGGAGCTGTCCTCTGGCAGCACCTGTTCTGGTTCTTCGGCCACCCCGAGGTGTACATCATTGCCTTGCCGTTCTTCGGCATTGTCTCCGAGATCTTCCCGGTATTCAGCCGCAAGCCGATCTTCGGCTACAAGGGCCTTGTCTACGCAACCATCGCCATCGCTGCACTGTCCGTGACCGTGTGGGCGCACCACATGTACGTCACCGGCTCCGTACTGCTTCCGTTCTTCTCCTTCATGACGATGCTGATCGCGGTACCCACCGGCGTGAAGTTCTTCAACTGGATCGGAACGCTGTGGCAGGGCTCCATTACCTTTGAGACACCCATGCTCTGGAGCATCGGCTTCCTGGTCACCTTCCTCTTCGGTGGCCTGACCGGCATCATCCTGGCCTCTCCGCCACTTGACTTCCACGTTTCGGACTCGTATTTCGTGGTTGCACACTTCCACTACGTGGTCTTCGGTACGGTCGTGTTCGCCATGTTCGCAGGCTTCTACTTCTGGTGGCCCAAGTGGACCGGCAAGATGCTCAACGAACGCCTGGGCAAGATCCACTTCTGGCTTCTGTTCTTGGGGTTCCACGGCACCTTCCTCATCCAGCACTGGCTCGGCGTCGAGGGCATGCCCCGTCGCTACGCGGACTACATGCCGCAGGACAACTTCACCTGGATGAACCAGTTCTCCACGATTTCATCCTTCGTCCTCGGTGCGTCGCTCCTGCCCTTCTTCTGGAACGTCTACATCACGTGGCGCAGCAACAAGAAGGTTGAAGTTGACGATCCCTGGGGCTTCGGAGCCTCGCTCGAGTGGGCTACGTCCTGCCCGCCGCCGCGGCACAACTTCACTTCGCTTCCCCGTATTCGTTCCGAGCGTCCGGCCCTGGACCTGCACCACCCGGAGCTCGCACAGCACCACACAGCACAGTCGCCTGAGCCGGCAGCAACACTGCTTGGCAATGCTGATCAGAAGGACGCCAAGTGA
- the ctaC gene encoding aa3-type cytochrome oxidase subunit II, whose protein sequence is MSSQNRTGSRRIKITSITGLALAGALVLTGCSPEVEKGWLPTERGTTNHTDRIMDLWVNSWIAALVVGIITWGLLVWCIIAYRRRKGTTGFPKQLSYNLPLEVFYLTIPLFMVLVFFYFTDQDQRAIDDRSQPADVVVDVRGKQWAWDFNYVKGSVVTEDLHEAGVQAHLTGNDVDKEKLSTLYLPVNKSVDLELNSRDVIHSFWVPAFLQKRDMIPGKTNYIRLTPTKEGTYDGKCAELCGEYHSEMLFRVKVVSEAEFQAHMNQLRQSGNTGLLDSKYDRNPNLNEKN, encoded by the coding sequence GTGAGTTCGCAGAACCGAACCGGCAGCCGACGCATAAAGATCACCTCGATCACTGGCTTGGCACTAGCCGGCGCGTTGGTTTTGACCGGATGTTCACCAGAGGTAGAGAAGGGCTGGTTGCCCACCGAGCGTGGCACCACCAACCACACCGATCGGATCATGGACCTCTGGGTCAACTCATGGATCGCCGCCCTGGTCGTCGGCATTATTACTTGGGGCCTGCTGGTCTGGTGCATCATCGCCTACCGCCGCCGCAAGGGCACCACGGGTTTTCCCAAGCAGCTTAGCTACAACCTCCCTCTGGAGGTCTTTTATTTGACCATTCCGCTGTTCATGGTCTTGGTGTTCTTCTACTTCACCGACCAGGACCAGCGTGCGATTGATGACCGCTCCCAGCCGGCCGACGTCGTCGTTGACGTCCGCGGCAAGCAGTGGGCCTGGGACTTCAACTACGTGAAGGGCTCGGTCGTCACCGAGGACCTCCACGAGGCAGGCGTCCAGGCACACCTCACGGGCAACGATGTGGACAAGGAGAAGCTCTCCACGTTGTACCTTCCGGTCAACAAGTCGGTTGACCTGGAGCTGAACTCCCGCGACGTCATTCACTCTTTCTGGGTCCCCGCCTTCCTGCAGAAGCGCGACATGATTCCCGGCAAGACCAACTACATCAGGTTGACCCCCACCAAGGAGGGAACCTATGACGGCAAGTGCGCCGAACTTTGCGGTGAATACCACTCAGAGATGCTGTTCCGCGTGAAGGTTGTTTCCGAGGCTGAGTTCCAGGCTCACATGAACCAGCTTCGCCAGAGCGGTAATACGGGTCTTCTCGATTCGAAGTACGACCGCAACCCGAACCTGAACGAGAAGAATTAA
- a CDS encoding HesB/IscA family protein encodes MSTATNENSTGAQLAGGELPEHEVKLTDVAAGKVRSLLEQEGRTDLRLRVAVQPGGCSGLIYQLYFDERLLDGDAVRDYDGVEVVVDKMSVPYLSGASIDFEDTISKQGFTIDNPNAGGSCACGDSFH; translated from the coding sequence ATGAGCACTGCAACCAACGAAAACAGCACCGGAGCGCAGCTCGCCGGCGGTGAGCTTCCCGAGCACGAGGTCAAGTTGACCGACGTCGCCGCAGGCAAGGTCCGGAGCCTTCTTGAACAAGAAGGTCGCACGGACTTGCGGCTCCGCGTCGCTGTTCAGCCAGGCGGCTGCTCGGGTCTGATCTACCAGCTCTACTTCGACGAGCGCCTGCTCGACGGCGATGCCGTCCGCGACTACGACGGCGTCGAAGTGGTTGTCGACAAGATGAGCGTCCCGTACCTGAGCGGTGCCAGCATCGACTTCGAGGACACGATCTCGAAGCAGGGCTTTACGATCGACAACCCCAACGCCGGCGGGTCTTGCGCCTGCGGCGATTCGTTCCACTAA
- a CDS encoding dipeptidase, whose protein sequence is MTSMNAEIPQTFSGGSGTINVDALKSAVESSFDETMARLKALVAIPGIAWPSFDPAELERSAEAVAALVRESGFADVQILRCDKTDGTPGGPAIVARRLAAPGKPAILLYAHHDVQPPGDVSLWDTEPFVAEEREGRLYGRGAADDKAGIMAHLGAYAAVTQVLGDDFGLGVTLFFEGEEEAGSPTFRTFLETHRDLLEANVIVVADSSNWKVGVPALTTSLRGLVDGTFEVRVLDHAVHSGMFGGPVLDAPTLLSRLIATLHDDDGNVAIEGLVAKDDVVEDVDEDQYRADASVLDGVRLAGSGSIASRLWTKPALSIIGIDAPAVDVASNTLLPSARAKFSLRLAPGQDPDAAMDAMGRHLAAHAPFGAQVTFVPGERGNAFSTDTGSPAARIAMWALGEAWGVPAVEMGIGGSIPFIADLTETYPDVQILVTGVEDPDSRAHSANESLHIGDFRNAILAEAIMLARLNAEGL, encoded by the coding sequence ATGACTTCAATGAATGCGGAGATCCCGCAGACCTTTTCCGGCGGCTCCGGCACGATCAATGTCGATGCGCTCAAGTCCGCCGTCGAATCTTCCTTTGACGAGACCATGGCGCGTTTGAAAGCGCTGGTCGCCATCCCGGGTATTGCTTGGCCAAGTTTCGACCCCGCGGAACTTGAGCGCAGTGCCGAGGCCGTTGCGGCGTTGGTCCGCGAGTCGGGCTTCGCCGATGTCCAGATTCTGCGTTGCGACAAGACGGACGGCACTCCGGGAGGACCGGCCATTGTTGCGCGCCGCCTTGCAGCGCCGGGCAAACCGGCCATCCTCCTGTACGCGCACCACGATGTGCAGCCGCCTGGCGACGTGAGCCTGTGGGATACCGAGCCGTTTGTCGCCGAGGAACGGGAAGGCCGCCTTTATGGCCGCGGCGCAGCCGACGACAAGGCTGGAATCATGGCCCACCTGGGCGCCTACGCCGCTGTAACCCAAGTGCTGGGAGATGATTTTGGTCTCGGCGTCACCCTGTTCTTCGAGGGCGAGGAAGAAGCGGGCTCGCCAACCTTCCGCACATTCCTCGAAACACACCGTGATCTCCTCGAGGCGAACGTCATCGTCGTGGCTGACTCCAGCAACTGGAAGGTCGGCGTTCCAGCCCTGACAACCAGTCTTCGCGGCCTGGTGGACGGCACCTTCGAGGTGCGGGTGCTGGACCACGCCGTGCACTCCGGCATGTTCGGTGGTCCTGTGTTGGACGCGCCGACCCTCTTGTCCCGCTTGATCGCGACCTTGCACGACGACGACGGCAACGTGGCCATCGAGGGCTTGGTGGCCAAAGATGACGTCGTAGAGGACGTTGACGAGGACCAGTACCGCGCGGATGCCTCTGTGCTCGACGGTGTGAGGCTTGCCGGCAGCGGCAGCATCGCCTCACGGCTGTGGACCAAGCCCGCCTTGTCCATCATCGGCATCGACGCACCCGCCGTCGACGTCGCATCCAACACGCTGCTCCCTTCAGCGCGCGCGAAGTTCAGCCTGCGCTTGGCTCCGGGGCAAGATCCGGATGCCGCTATGGACGCAATGGGAAGGCACCTGGCGGCCCACGCGCCCTTCGGAGCGCAAGTGACGTTCGTGCCGGGGGAGCGCGGCAACGCCTTCTCTACAGACACCGGCTCGCCTGCGGCCCGGATCGCGATGTGGGCGCTGGGTGAAGCCTGGGGTGTACCGGCCGTCGAGATGGGGATCGGTGGATCCATACCTTTCATCGCGGACCTGACCGAAACCTACCCCGATGTCCAGATCCTCGTGACCGGCGTAGAGGATCCGGATTCCCGGGCGCACAGCGCCAACGAATCACTTCACATTGGTGACTTCCGTAATGCCATCCTGGCCGAGGCAATAATGCTGGCGCGCCTTAACGCGGAAGGCCTCTGA
- a CDS encoding DUF3043 domain-containing protein, protein MFGRKKDEPSAQDSVDQLAADAAAKGAGAGKGAPTPKRKEQEAARKRPLVPTDRKASKEAERIAVQDQRQKMRQALDTGDEKYLPLRDKGPQKRFARDYVDARFSLGEYLMFGALLFVVISFIIPSGSDALSYVLIGFWVMFLAVFADVFILSRKLRKGLTEKFGEVERGTVWYGSMRSLQFRRLRLPKPQVQRGQYPA, encoded by the coding sequence GTGTTTGGACGTAAAAAGGATGAGCCGAGCGCTCAAGACTCAGTAGACCAGCTAGCCGCCGATGCCGCCGCGAAAGGTGCAGGTGCTGGTAAGGGCGCGCCCACACCCAAGCGCAAAGAACAGGAAGCCGCTCGGAAGCGCCCCTTGGTGCCAACCGACCGCAAGGCCTCCAAGGAAGCCGAGCGCATCGCCGTGCAGGACCAGCGCCAGAAAATGCGCCAGGCGCTGGATACCGGTGACGAAAAATACCTGCCGCTGCGCGACAAGGGACCCCAAAAGCGTTTCGCCCGCGACTACGTCGACGCCCGTTTCAGCCTCGGCGAGTACCTGATGTTCGGAGCGCTGCTGTTCGTAGTGATCTCCTTCATCATTCCGTCAGGAAGCGATGCCCTCAGCTATGTCTTGATCGGTTTCTGGGTCATGTTCCTGGCGGTCTTCGCGGACGTGTTCATCCTCTCCCGCAAGCTGCGGAAGGGCCTGACGGAGAAGTTCGGCGAAGTCGAGCGCGGCACTGTCTGGTACGGCAGCATGCGTTCCCTGCAATTCCGTCGCCTGCGCCTTCCGAAGCCGCAGGTCCAGCGTGGCCAGTACCCCGCTTAG
- a CDS encoding quinone-dependent dihydroorotate dehydrogenase, translated as MRVYPTFFKLAFSWMDAEKAHKIGFQAIRFAHRSGAGRVLAKMTAPHPSLRTEAFGLTFPSPFGLAAGFDKEGHGIEALAELGFGHVEVGTITGQAQPGNEKPRLFRLIEDKAVINRMGFNNDGAAAVAPRLKAARAALQRTHAGVRPVIGVNIGKTKVVELDDAVEDYLVSARSLAPAADYLVVNVSSPNTPGLRQLQNVETLRPLLRAVGDTADESAGRHVPLLVKIAPDLSDDDIDDVARLALDLKLDGIIATNTTIGREGLVSEPGKVAACGAGGLSGAPLKERSLEVLRRLKAAVGEGLVLIAVGGVQSAADVQERLDAGATLVQGYTAFLYEGPFWAAGINKALAKRRR; from the coding sequence ATGCGCGTTTACCCAACATTCTTCAAGCTGGCCTTCTCCTGGATGGATGCCGAAAAAGCCCACAAGATCGGCTTCCAGGCGATCCGCTTTGCACACCGCTCGGGAGCGGGGCGCGTTCTGGCCAAAATGACGGCACCGCACCCCTCGCTGCGCACGGAGGCTTTCGGCCTGACCTTCCCCTCGCCGTTCGGCCTTGCTGCCGGTTTCGACAAGGAGGGCCACGGAATCGAGGCCCTCGCGGAATTGGGCTTCGGCCACGTGGAAGTAGGCACCATCACGGGCCAGGCCCAGCCAGGCAATGAAAAGCCACGGCTTTTCCGCCTGATCGAGGACAAAGCCGTGATCAACCGCATGGGATTCAACAACGACGGCGCCGCGGCCGTGGCGCCGCGCCTCAAGGCTGCGAGGGCGGCGCTGCAGCGCACGCATGCCGGAGTTCGCCCCGTGATCGGTGTCAACATCGGCAAGACCAAGGTTGTCGAGCTCGACGACGCGGTTGAGGACTATCTGGTCAGCGCCCGGAGCCTGGCGCCCGCCGCCGACTATCTCGTGGTCAATGTCAGTTCGCCGAACACTCCCGGCCTGCGCCAGCTCCAGAATGTCGAGACCCTCCGCCCGCTGCTGCGCGCCGTAGGAGACACCGCCGACGAATCCGCTGGGCGCCATGTCCCCCTGCTGGTCAAGATCGCCCCGGACCTCAGCGACGACGACATTGACGACGTCGCCCGCCTCGCCCTGGACCTCAAGCTCGATGGCATCATTGCCACCAATACCACCATCGGACGGGAGGGCCTCGTTTCCGAACCGGGCAAGGTGGCGGCCTGCGGCGCCGGCGGGCTCTCCGGTGCGCCCCTCAAGGAGCGCTCGCTCGAGGTACTGCGCCGGCTGAAGGCCGCGGTGGGGGAGGGCCTGGTGCTCATCGCCGTCGGCGGAGTGCAGTCCGCAGCCGACGTCCAGGAAAGGCTCGACGCTGGAGCCACCCTGGTCCAGGGATACACCGCGTTCCTTTACGAAGGTCCGTTCTGGGCCGCCGGCATCAACAAGGCCCTTGCGAAGCGCCGCCGCTAG